The DNA sequence ttTTGGGAATAAGAGTAAAATTCGAATTCCTCTTCAGCTAGAGGGaatcgaaattttcgaaaatttcaagtataaaaaaaagattattctgtctcctttattctcctatttatattaagttccttttgggctcagacagggatctatggaaggttttggatatgggctcatccaatttactttttacttatTAAATCGAAaccacaatttaatactctctccgttccatagtagtggaggcatttctttttgacacggagattaagaaaaaattgtgttaggtgagttaagtaaatgaagaataaagtaagaaatggaaaaggtagagagatgtagagagaataaagtaagagagagtaaagtaggtggaaagaaatgtgttgactcttaccaaaaatggaaatgactctactactatgtaacataccaaaatggcaaaatgactctactactatggaacggagagtataagttataattggaatattacgagcagccactacagaagtaatattgaactctccccatccaaatccgaaattataagtaatccgggtttccgtttaactttcatttcccgcgcttaagataaaaatgtccattaattaattaatatctgctatggacttaattaattaacttcttattaatttcaagagtggacttagcatgaaacgcttatttattattcatagagtaatcgaactccaactagctgggttccgaataataaaaccttgtttcacgctcctcttgaggacattatcaaacgaggctcagctcgcgcacgattcaatataatagcattCCTAGCACcactagatattgatcaccactacccaatatatcaggtttattgggttacgaaaaacccgcaccatttgataagtcaaagtaatgcataatcaataccgtatgctcaatgctaacctacattgattaagaaacaaatatttatcaagacatcgcctttcagtagatagcctaagaacaagtcttgctgttagatccgttcagtgctataccacaccaatttcatcttatttcagtaaggcttagaaatatgcggactgacattgcaacctttctcgatggatagtcaaattccaactaggttgtgaaattcatctttttctttgtttagaactgaccgtgttaccttaaagtggacgtcgcccacaaccggtctactaaaacaaagacttagactttgttaagttaacttatacatttaaacatacattaacatccattaaatgtaaaacataacaacattatgacaaaaataatctgttttattcattggaaaataaaataagagttttacagtattcaatcactcgaaacgtgatttttagtatacaaactctaataATCAGTGAGGTAGAATCTCGTCGCCTCTTTACATGATGCCTATCATAAGGATAGGTATATAGTGAcaactttttttctattcGGGCTAACATTGGCAAGTTACTGGAATCGAGCAGGAACTTCTCTTCCGTGGGGCATTAATGCCTCTCTTTGGCGTTAGCTGGATGAGTATCTTCGCAGTTGTAGCACTATTCGGTGTGCTGCACCTCGGAAGTGGCAAGAAATATTCATTTGCAGTCTGGTACATTCACACACGAACCTTTACGAATCCGATGCTTTTATGCTTGAACGATAACTGGGAACACGCATACCGGTCTATAAGTTAGATGTTGTTCTTGAAATCTTTGATAGGGCAACTTTTGTTGGGTTGTGTATGGTTACACGACAAGTTTGTCGTCAAGTATCATTGTGCCTATGGCGTCTCATGCGCTGAACAACTTGGTCGGAGTCATTAGCTGGCATCTCTCTTCAGAAGCGAATTAGGTAATCGCTTTCTGATGCATCTTGTAAAAGCATTTCATCACTCATTGTTTCTTTACTTTGTCGTTCTAGTGTTGCGGTGTTCGAATACATATCCGTCTTTGCGCGTGCGTGTGTGATAAAGAGATTCGGGATCGCCGGTGAAGAAAAGAATGGTGGTGGAGAGATTGAAGACAGAGTTGAGTTTAAAGAGCCAGAAGAAACTCATTCTTATTGCAAATGCAGAACTAAGCATATAGAGGTCATTTTTAAGTCATTGTTAACTATTTTTAGGCCATTATAGTAAggatgacctaaaatgatcaaCATGATCTCAAATccgaattttataataaaatgtgagtatgaatgagtagtggaatgatgtggtccactaccaaaaatggtaaaaagtgaaatgagacaaattatgtgggacggaccgaaatgaaaaattgggaCAAaatatccgggacggagggagtagttgaCTAAGGGGGCGTTAAAAGACTGACAAAAAAGAGCATTGTTTCCTCAAAGGTGAGAGACTTTGTGAAAGGATCTTGGACGCACTTTCAGTGAAATCTAAGCTCGTTGAGATTACAACAGATCCAACATGTGCATGGTACTAAGAACACATCATTGAATATTATGTATGTAAGCTTTATCATGCGTAACATaatagtagaatatgagataGAAAACATAACAATTTGGGCAGTTGACGAAGCACATATAGCTCGACAACCCTGACAACAACTCATTGGTGCACTGGCTCAGTTTTGATAATGTTAATGTTAGTGTGATTATGTTCGTGGAGAATGAATTCATGATCAATTCCAATAAAGTCTCCTTTAAGAAACTTGAGCGTGCCCCATCAGTGAATGAATAATtacgtaattttaattttgatttataattttcgaCATTTaagtaatataataattatgcaatttaattattaatgaaaatattggaatttttatgattttagttttGGAGTTTAGCTATTTTACTTTCgaagatataattatttattaagaaCCAACCATTTATGTAAATAGTAATGATATTGAAAATTGGAAACTAtataaaacccaaaaaaatttaaaagtaaatttgGAAGTTAGCGTGTTTAGGGAAAGTAAATAGCGTTTTTTcgttaatttataaatataaatccCACAATTCCCAAATAAACATTCTAAAAGACTGAAACCCTATGCCCTTACATGGCAACGACAACCCCGCCTTCTTCAATGGCGAAACGACATCGTTCGCaggttcaatactaaaaaaataataatccaacatctagaattataacaaataatacctaaaaattaaaataaatacacaaaatacaaaccaacaatacaataatattcatatatggataagagTGATGCCAAGTATAGTTAGTCAGGTcggactagtttatgttagcaattttttactaatacaaaaataggagttctaaactttagcaaatttttttaaaaaaatgagttttaaaattgaatttcattttcccttttttggctaaacatagtattcattggaatttccaatactaattgatATTGTTGTGACTATTTGGTTTATACCGGAacacttaataaattattaacaaatatgttaaaatcgtatgttaaatgaattgttatataaatttgtaataaatatatcatatgaaatgatattgtatttgtataagttcttttgaaaactaaaaacaaacttatgatgttctactcattgtagttagttcataaaaaatggattagggaaataattgtagattcaaagtatcatagattaaacatttaaatctaaaaatcactcaatgtttcaaactattttactttaattcaaaattaattcaataaattagattttttagtatattaaattataaaaaataaaattgaattaaaatccgattcccggttaggaaccggtcggttccggttccggttacCGGAACCGgtgttatttaaaaagttggaaccggtaccgaaaccggaaccgaatTTTTCGGTTCCGCTTCCTCAATTAACCGGttggttccggttccgattccggttaaccgagaaccggagaaccgtttaagcacccctaatcaattcaaataaagTCTCATTTAAGAAACTTGAGCGTGCCCCATCAGTGAATGAATAATtacgtaattttaattttaatttataattttcgaCATTTaagtaatataataattatgcaatttaattattaatgaaaatattggaatttttatgattttagttttGGAGTTTAGCTATTTTACTTTCGtagatataattatttattaagaatCAACCATTTATGTAAATAGTAATGATATTGAAAATTGGAAACtaaataaaacccaaaaaattttaaaagtaaatttgGAAATAGTGTTTATAGTTTAACGTGTTTAgggaaaataaatagtgttttttctttaatttataaatataaatccCACAATTCCCAAATAAACATTCTAAAAGACTGAAGCCCTATGCCCTTACATGGCAACGACAACCCCGCCTTCTTCAATGGCGAAACATCGTTCGCAGGTTCACGACGGCGCAGCTGCAGGCACGGCGGAGCTCAACTCTGTTTTCATAGACACCAGCCTCGGTACTCACATCGCCGTATCCGTATGCAGCTCCGACACTGTTTCAGACTTAAAAAGTATCGATCCTCTACCTCTATTTCAGTCGTTGTTTTTCACAATTTCTGTAATCAGTTAACAATTTCATTTATGCTAATCGCTTTTCATGAATGTATCATTCATCACGCAGACATTGTGTATATGAACTCGATTGCGGCATAATTTGTGTATGTAATCCTTTTTTGGCAAATACTGATCGCAAAAGCATTGAATGTTGAGAAGTTTGTATTCTGTTGATTCCGCAAATTGAGCTCATAATTTTCTGACTGATTCTATAAACGCGCAGAGAAGGTGACTGTGGCTCATAAGCAATCCTTTCCGGAAATTGGTGAGATAGAAGTCCACTCTGTGAAGGTACATGCTTTATTTTAGAGGTCTGATGGCGGAGTTTGTTTCTGTAATTCGCATCTGGTGATTTTCTGCTATTTATGTAGTTGGAACGGAGATCAAACTATTATCATCTGTCAGACGATATGCTTGTTTGGACTGCGTTTGGCGAGGTTAACAGAAATTGGTTTCTTTGGGTCACAGCTTCCATTGTCCCCAGACGTCTCTCAGGAAGAAGCTCTATGAATGATATTGATGATGATTGCAACGGTTTCATATCTGATAGGAACAAGAATGCAATTGTTCTTTTTGCGTTGCCGGCTCGTGCTGCTCAAAATAATGCTGTTTCGGAGACCACTGATTCTCACACAAGTATTTATGCAGAGGCACATTGTATGGGAACCGAGTCTCCTGTGAAGAAGAAACGTAAAGTGAGGCACACAAAAGATGAAAGTCATAATTCTGGATTCGAAGGTGGCAACACCATGTTTTGTTCAAATGATAAAGATGTGAAGCCTAATATGTCCGACTCAATTGTTAAGGTCTCAGGTCTGAAGAATGACGAATATGATGATGAGGGGAGGCTTCTGTATGACAGAACTTACCTACCCAACATAGCAGAAAAAGGTAATTTTGGAAGCATTTTGGACTACCAGAACCTAAATGGTACTGATAGACCGAAAGAGGACAATAGGTTTGAGAGTGTGGTAAATGAACTGGACAATGAGGTTGTTTCCAATTTTGTACAAGGTTCTTCAGCTGGAATGAGGGATGCTGCTTGTGAAGGTGGAGATGTCAACACattggggaaaaaaaagaaaaggaaatttgAGAAAACAGCAGAAAACAATCATGATAGAACATATATGGAGCAGTTTGGAAAAGGTGAAACGACCAAGCCCTCTACTCTTAAACTGGAAGAAGGAATGGGTTTGTCATTAGAGAATGATCATGAAGTTTTAATGCCATCAAACAACAAAGCTTCAGACCATGTTATTCCAGATTTATCACCGAAGGCAGAAATCCTTTTGCAGAATGCAGAAAAGAGTAGTTTTATTGATCAGAACTCCCATAAACGTTTAGATTCTGATGAGAGAAAAGAAGACAATGCATTACAGAGTAAAATAGATCATGAAGGCAAGGATGTTCCATCAATGCATTCAGGAGGTGTTAACACTAACATTTCAGATCCTTATGCTACAATAATGGATGCTGGAGTCGGAAAAGGGGAGGTGAAATCGGAtgggaagaaaagaaagaaaaagaaagttcACAAAACTGCAGAAATCCAGCATACAAGTGATGTGGCACATACTGAAATTGGTGAAATGAATAAGCCTCTTACAGAAACTACTAGGTTGGAAGAAAAGGGTGCATCTTTGGACCTTgataatgaaattataatgCCTGCTGATAACAAAGCTCCTGACCATGTTGGTCCGGATCTAGCATTGAAAGAGGCCAGTATTATGGGGGATGCAGATGCTGTAATGGAACCTGGAATCTCCAGTTGTGTTaagaagattaagaaaaagaagaaagcaaAGAATTCTGTCAGCACAAATACAGAGAATTCAGACATTAAAGATATTCACAGAGGTGCCAGAGGTTCTTTGGACTTGTCTTCTCCATCAGGGGATTATATCACCAAGGGAATTGGAAAGGATGAAAGCACCATACTCAATGAAGGAATGGATGTAGAGATGAGACCATTGGATGCAAAAGTCCAGAATCCAAGTGATGTGGCACATACTGAAATTGGTGAAATGAATAAGCCTCTTACAGAAACTACTAGGTTGGAAGAAAAGGGTGCATCTTTGGACCTTGATAATGAAACTATAATGCCTGCTGATAACAAAGCTCCTGACCATGTTGGTCTGGATCTAGCATTGAAAGAGGCCAGTATTATGAGGGATGCAGATGCTGTAATGGAACATGAAATCTCCAGTTGCGTTaagaagattaagaaaaagaagaaagcaaAGAATTCTGTCAGCACAAATACAGAGGATTCAGACATTAAAGATATTCACAGAGGTGCCAGAGGTTCTTTGGACTTGTCTTCTCCATCAGGGGATTATATCACCAAGGTAATTGGAAAGGATGAAAGCACTAGGCTTGATGAAGGAATGGATGTTGAGGCGAGACCGTTGGATGCTTCAAACCATGATGCTCAGAAGGTAGTATGGgatgtaaataaaaaagaagcaGATCTGGCACAGATGCAATCAGAGCGAATTTTGGAAGATGTGAGcgttagaaatgaaatgatgaGGGAAAAGACCAAAGGTTTTCAAGATGTTTGCCATGCAGCTTTGCCCACCACTGAAACAAGTAATACCATGATTATGCGGGATGCAGATGCTGTAATGGAACCTGAAGTTTCCAGTGGCATTAAGAAGACGAAGAAAAAGAGGATTGGCAAGAATTCTGTCAGCACAAATATTGAGAATCCAGGCATCAACGATACTCAGAATGGCACCAGAGGTTCTTTGGACTTATCTTCTCCATCAGGGGATTGTATCACCACGGGAATCAGAAAGGATGAAAGCACCAGGCTCAATGAAGGAATGGATGTCGAGATGACACTGTTGGATGCTTCTAACAATGATGCTCAGGAAAAAGTATGGGATGTaaatagaaaagaagaagGGCGAATTTCGGAAGATTTGGGCGATAGAAATACAATGATGATGGAAAAGACCAAAACGTTTCCAGATGTTTGCCATGCAGCTTTTCCCACTGCCGAAACAGAAAATACTGTCATGAAGCCCAATCAAACGAACCAGGATGATGAGAATACTGAGAATAAATctagaaaaactaaaaagaaagggAAGAAGCAAAAGCACACTGCACCAGATGTCCAAGAAAATTTGCCAGTTGAGGATCAACAGGTTAGTGTTGAACCTTTAGCAACAAAAGAAACTTCATTTGGTTTTTCAAATTCTGAACTCACGGACAGAGATTTAGAGTCATCCCAAGTTTTGTCTCGTAAGAGCAAAGAAAAGGTAGATGAGAATTACGAGCTTGTCCTAAACACTGATGGTCTCAAAGAAAATACTGAAAAGGGCAGTGAAGGAATCAACTTCAAGCAATACTTTGTGGCTGACCAACTCCAGAATCAAGTCGATATCAGTAACAAGGTAAGAAAGGAAAACAAGTTGAAGAGTTCAAAAGCTAAAGATAATGAACTGATGAAAACTTCTAGTCCTTCTGAGTTGTGTGAGATGCCTCGTCAGAAACCCAATGACTTTGTTGTTCCCTCATCCTCCCATAAGAAGAATCCATCTTTGGATAAATCAAGCTCGAAAAGGTCCGTGACATTGCACAACAATAAGGGAAATGAAAGGACGCTTTTGCGTTCACGTGTTAAAAAAACGATGCCCATGAAGACTCCGAAGAAAAAGATTTTGTTGGCAAAGCCGGGA is a window from the Salvia hispanica cultivar TCC Black 2014 chromosome 1, UniMelb_Shisp_WGS_1.0, whole genome shotgun sequence genome containing:
- the LOC125200800 gene encoding uncharacterized protein LOC125200800 isoform X5, with amino-acid sequence MATTTPPSSMAKRHRSQVHDGAAAGTAELNSVFIDTSLGTHIAVSVCSSDTVSDLKKKVTVAHKQSFPEIGEIEVHSVKLERRSNYYHLSDDMLVWTAFGEVNRNWFLWVTASIVPRRLSGRSSMNDIDDDCNGFISDRNKNAIVLFALPARAAQNNAVSETTDSHTSIYAEAHCMGTESPVKKKRKVRHTKDESHNSGFEGGNTMFCSNDKDVKPNMSDSIVKVSGLKNDEYDDEGRLLYDRTYLPNIAEKGNFGSILDYQNLNGTDRPKEDNRFESVVNELDNEVVSNFVQGSSAGMRDAACEGGDVNTLGKKKKRKFEKTAENNHDRTYMEQFGKGETTKPSTLKLEEGMGLSLENDHEVLMPSNNKASDHVIPDLSPKAEILLQNAEKSSFIDQNSHKRLDSDERKEDNALQSKIDHEGKDVPSMHSGGVNTNISDPYATIMDAGVGKGEVKSDGKKRKKKKVHKTAEIQHTSDVAHTEIGEMNKPLTETTRLEEKGASLDLDNEIIMPADNKAPDHVGPDLALKEASIMGDADAVMEPGISSCVKKIKKKKKAKNSVSTNTENSDIKDIHRGARGSLDLSSPSGDYITKGIGKDESTILNEGMDVEMRPLDAKVQNPSDVAHTEIGEMNKPLTETTRLEEKGASLDLDNETIMPADNKAPDHVGLDLALKEASIMRDADAVMEHEISSCVKKIKKKKKAKNSVSTNTEDSDIKDIHRGARGSLDLSSPSGDYITKVIGKDESTRLDEGMDVEARPLDASNHDAQKVVWDVNKKEADLAQMQSERILEDVSVRNEMMREKTKGFQDVCHAALPTTETSNTMIMRDADAVMEPEVSSGIKKTKKKRIGKNSVSTNIENPGINDTQNGTRGSLDLSSPSGDCITTGIRKDESTRLNEGMDVEMTLLDASNNDAQEKVWDVNRKEEGRISEDLGDRNTMMMEKTKTFPDVCHAAFPTAETENTVMKPNQTNQDDENTENKSRKTKKKGKKQKHTAPDVQENLPVEDQQDPVLQKEKLWLC
- the LOC125200800 gene encoding uncharacterized protein LOC125200800 isoform X3, with protein sequence MATTTPPSSMAKRHRSQVHDGAAAGTAELNSVFIDTSLGTHIAVSVCSSDTVSDLKKKVTVAHKQSFPEIGEIEVHSVKLERRSNYYHLSDDMLVWTAFGEVNRNWFLWVTASIVPRRLSGRSSMNDIDDDCNGFISDRNKNAIVLFALPARAAQNNAVSETTDSHTSIYAEAHCMGTESPVKKKRKVRHTKDESHNSGFEGGNTMFCSNDKDVKPNMSDSIVKVSGLKNDEYDDEGRLLYDRTYLPNIAEKGNFGSILDYQNLNGTDRPKEDNRFESVVNELDNEVVSNFVQGSSAGMRDAACEGGDVNTLGKKKKRKFEKTAENNHDRTYMEQFGKGETTKPSTLKLEEGMGLSLENDHEVLMPSNNKASDHVIPDLSPKAEILLQNAEKSSFIDQNSHKRLDSDERKEDNALQSKIDHEGKDVPSMHSGGVNTNISDPYATIMDAGVGKGEVKSDGKKRKKKKVHKTAEIQHTSDVAHTEIGEMNKPLTETTRLEEKGASLDLDNEIIMPADNKAPDHVGPDLALKEASIMGDADAVMEPGISSCVKKIKKKKKAKNSVSTNTENSDIKDIHRGARGSLDLSSPSGDYITKGIGKDESTRLDEGMDVEARPLDASNHDAQKVVWDVNKKEADLAQMQSERILEDVSVRNEMMREKTKGFQDVCHAALPTTETSNTMIMRDADAVMEPEVSSGIKKTKKKRIGKNSVSTNIENPGINDTQNGTRGSLDLSSPSGDCITTGIRKDESTRLNEGMDVEMTLLDASNNDAQEKVWDVNRKEEGRISEDLGDRNTMMMEKTKTFPDVCHAAFPTAETENTVMKPNQTNQDDENTENKSRKTKKKGKKQKHTAPDVQENLPVEDQQVSVEPLATKETSFGFSNSELTDRDLESSQVLSRKSKEKVDENYELVLNTDGLKENTEKGSEGINFKQYFVADQLQNQVDISNKVRKENKLKSSKAKDNELMKTSSPSELCEMPRQKPNDFVVPSSSHKKNPSLDKSSSKRSVTLHNNKGNERTLLRSRVKKTMPMKTPKKKILLAKPGTIFHNDSGESSGDEKGTLFSDDRTLTSSDSSSMSGDDSEGESEASQISTRKGSSAAKGKTLAMLEEENVTMDVILRSSKRFKKAKEIATQIEESQPIDFVLDSQPV
- the LOC125200800 gene encoding uncharacterized protein LOC125200800 isoform X2, which encodes MATTTPPSSMAKRHRSQVHDGAAAGTAELNSVFIDTSLGTHIAVSVCSSDTVSDLKKKVTVAHKQSFPEIGEIEVHSVKLERRSNYYHLSDDMLVWTAFGEVNRNWFLWVTASIVPRRLSGRSSMNDIDDDCNGFISDRNKNAIVLFALPARAAQNNAVSETTDSHTSIYAEAHCMGTESPVKKKRKVRHTKDESHNSGFEGGNTMFCSNDKDVKPNMSDSIVKVSGLKNDEYDDEGRLLYDRTYLPNIAEKGSSAGMRDAACEGGDVNTLGKKKKRKFEKTAENNHDRTYMEQFGKGETTKPSTLKLEEGMGLSLENDHEVLMPSNNKASDHVIPDLSPKAEILLQNAEKSSFIDQNSHKRLDSDERKEDNALQSKIDHEGKDVPSMHSGGVNTNISDPYATIMDAGVGKGEVKSDGKKRKKKKVHKTAEIQHTSDVAHTEIGEMNKPLTETTRLEEKGASLDLDNEIIMPADNKAPDHVGPDLALKEASIMGDADAVMEPGISSCVKKIKKKKKAKNSVSTNTENSDIKDIHRGARGSLDLSSPSGDYITKGIGKDESTILNEGMDVEMRPLDAKVQNPSDVAHTEIGEMNKPLTETTRLEEKGASLDLDNETIMPADNKAPDHVGLDLALKEASIMRDADAVMEHEISSCVKKIKKKKKAKNSVSTNTEDSDIKDIHRGARGSLDLSSPSGDYITKVIGKDESTRLDEGMDVEARPLDASNHDAQKVVWDVNKKEADLAQMQSERILEDVSVRNEMMREKTKGFQDVCHAALPTTETSNTMIMRDADAVMEPEVSSGIKKTKKKRIGKNSVSTNIENPGINDTQNGTRGSLDLSSPSGDCITTGIRKDESTRLNEGMDVEMTLLDASNNDAQEKVWDVNRKEEGRISEDLGDRNTMMMEKTKTFPDVCHAAFPTAETENTVMKPNQTNQDDENTENKSRKTKKKGKKQKHTAPDVQENLPVEDQQVSVEPLATKETSFGFSNSELTDRDLESSQVLSRKSKEKVDENYELVLNTDGLKENTEKGSEGINFKQYFVADQLQNQVDISNKVRKENKLKSSKAKDNELMKTSSPSELCEMPRQKPNDFVVPSSSHKKNPSLDKSSSKRSVTLHNNKGNERTLLRSRVKKTMPMKTPKKKILLAKPGTIFHNDSGESSGDEKGTLFSDDRTLTSSDSSSMSGDDSEGESEASQISTRKGSSAAKGKTLAMLEEENVTMDVILRSSKRFKKAKEIATQIEESQPIDFVLDSQPV
- the LOC125200800 gene encoding uncharacterized protein LOC125200800 isoform X1, with protein sequence MATTTPPSSMAKRHRSQVHDGAAAGTAELNSVFIDTSLGTHIAVSVCSSDTVSDLKKKVTVAHKQSFPEIGEIEVHSVKLERRSNYYHLSDDMLVWTAFGEVNRNWFLWVTASIVPRRLSGRSSMNDIDDDCNGFISDRNKNAIVLFALPARAAQNNAVSETTDSHTSIYAEAHCMGTESPVKKKRKVRHTKDESHNSGFEGGNTMFCSNDKDVKPNMSDSIVKVSGLKNDEYDDEGRLLYDRTYLPNIAEKGNFGSILDYQNLNGTDRPKEDNRFESVVNELDNEVVSNFVQGSSAGMRDAACEGGDVNTLGKKKKRKFEKTAENNHDRTYMEQFGKGETTKPSTLKLEEGMGLSLENDHEVLMPSNNKASDHVIPDLSPKAEILLQNAEKSSFIDQNSHKRLDSDERKEDNALQSKIDHEGKDVPSMHSGGVNTNISDPYATIMDAGVGKGEVKSDGKKRKKKKVHKTAEIQHTSDVAHTEIGEMNKPLTETTRLEEKGASLDLDNEIIMPADNKAPDHVGPDLALKEASIMGDADAVMEPGISSCVKKIKKKKKAKNSVSTNTENSDIKDIHRGARGSLDLSSPSGDYITKGIGKDESTILNEGMDVEMRPLDAKVQNPSDVAHTEIGEMNKPLTETTRLEEKGASLDLDNETIMPADNKAPDHVGLDLALKEASIMRDADAVMEHEISSCVKKIKKKKKAKNSVSTNTEDSDIKDIHRGARGSLDLSSPSGDYITKVIGKDESTRLDEGMDVEARPLDASNHDAQKVVWDVNKKEADLAQMQSERILEDVSVRNEMMREKTKGFQDVCHAALPTTETSNTMIMRDADAVMEPEVSSGIKKTKKKRIGKNSVSTNIENPGINDTQNGTRGSLDLSSPSGDCITTGIRKDESTRLNEGMDVEMTLLDASNNDAQEKVWDVNRKEEGRISEDLGDRNTMMMEKTKTFPDVCHAAFPTAETENTVMKPNQTNQDDENTENKSRKTKKKGKKQKHTAPDVQENLPVEDQQVSVEPLATKETSFGFSNSELTDRDLESSQVLSRKSKEKVDENYELVLNTDGLKENTEKGSEGINFKQYFVADQLQNQVDISNKVRKENKLKSSKAKDNELMKTSSPSELCEMPRQKPNDFVVPSSSHKKNPSLDKSSSKRSVTLHNNKGNERTLLRSRVKKTMPMKTPKKKILLAKPGTIFHNDSGESSGDEKGTLFSDDRTLTSSDSSSMSGDDSEGESEASQISTRKGSSAAKGKTLAMLEEENVTMDVILRSSKRFKKAKEIATQIEESQPIDFVLDSQPV
- the LOC125200800 gene encoding uncharacterized protein LOC125200800 isoform X4, whose protein sequence is MKVIILDSKVSGLKNDEYDDEGRLLYDRTYLPNIAEKGNFGSILDYQNLNGTDRPKEDNRFESVVNELDNEVVSNFVQGSSAGMRDAACEGGDVNTLGKKKKRKFEKTAENNHDRTYMEQFGKGETTKPSTLKLEEGMGLSLENDHEVLMPSNNKASDHVIPDLSPKAEILLQNAEKSSFIDQNSHKRLDSDERKEDNALQSKIDHEGKDVPSMHSGGVNTNISDPYATIMDAGVGKGEVKSDGKKRKKKKVHKTAEIQHTSDVAHTEIGEMNKPLTETTRLEEKGASLDLDNEIIMPADNKAPDHVGPDLALKEASIMGDADAVMEPGISSCVKKIKKKKKAKNSVSTNTENSDIKDIHRGARGSLDLSSPSGDYITKGIGKDESTILNEGMDVEMRPLDAKVQNPSDVAHTEIGEMNKPLTETTRLEEKGASLDLDNETIMPADNKAPDHVGLDLALKEASIMRDADAVMEHEISSCVKKIKKKKKAKNSVSTNTEDSDIKDIHRGARGSLDLSSPSGDYITKVIGKDESTRLDEGMDVEARPLDASNHDAQKVVWDVNKKEADLAQMQSERILEDVSVRNEMMREKTKGFQDVCHAALPTTETSNTMIMRDADAVMEPEVSSGIKKTKKKRIGKNSVSTNIENPGINDTQNGTRGSLDLSSPSGDCITTGIRKDESTRLNEGMDVEMTLLDASNNDAQEKVWDVNRKEEGRISEDLGDRNTMMMEKTKTFPDVCHAAFPTAETENTVMKPNQTNQDDENTENKSRKTKKKGKKQKHTAPDVQENLPVEDQQVSVEPLATKETSFGFSNSELTDRDLESSQVLSRKSKEKVDENYELVLNTDGLKENTEKGSEGINFKQYFVADQLQNQVDISNKVRKENKLKSSKAKDNELMKTSSPSELCEMPRQKPNDFVVPSSSHKKNPSLDKSSSKRSVTLHNNKGNERTLLRSRVKKTMPMKTPKKKILLAKPGTIFHNDSGESSGDEKGTLFSDDRTLTSSDSSSMSGDDSEGESEASQISTRKGSSAAKGKTLAMLEEENVTMDVILRSSKRFKKAKEIATQIEESQPIDFVLDSQPV